CGGCACGTCAACCGGGGTAAAGCGAGGTCTGCGTAGCCATAAAAACAGAAAATAGACTGCCATTAATCCACAAGGGATCCACACGACCAACGACGATAGCGTGGGGATAAAAAGATGCGGGAGAAGATGAGTCGCCCGCGGCTCTGCGGCATCAGGCAACAGCGCCCGAGGCCAGCGATAGAGTACGGTAAAATCCTGCTGGTAGAAGGGTTCGCGGGACTCAATGTGCCCGTCCGGCAGAAGGTGACCATTTTTTAACCTTTCGCCATAATCGCCGGTAAAAAAGTCGATATGCTTAAACGGATCCCCTTGAGCATCCGCCAGCTGCAGCGCGAAGCGAACCTGGTATATTTCGAACGACCAGCTATCGCCGGTGACGTTCCAGATAAGCATGTCATCATCGCCATCGCGAATAAACGCGTTGCTGACCTGATAGTGCACCTGGTAGCGATAGTCGCCTTCCGGCAGAAGAGTCTGTTCATCCCCCACGACGATTCTCATGGTCCCCCTGTGCCAGCGAAGCTGCCAGGGTTCAGGTTTGCCGTCACGGGTCACGCCGATAACATGATACGTCAACAGGGCCGCGTTGCCGTCCGGTCGCACCCACATGCGCGGAAGATCGCGGAAAAAACCGTGTTTGATCTGCCTGTTGCGCGCCTGAAAGTGAAGGTTCTCACGCACATCCAGCACGCCGTCCGGGCGCATGGTGGCCTGAACGTCAAACAGCGCAATAGCTTCTTGCCAGGGAGATAAAACGTCTGAACGCGCATGGCTGAACGGAGCGCAGAACAGCCACAGCAAAAGAAAAAACCGACACGTCGATGTCCATTTCATGACTATTCCTTCCGTGGAACAATTGGGAGATTACAAGAACGGCTTCACATCGCCTACGCCTTCACGCACCACCACCGGCGCGTCTTCGGTAAGATCGATAACCGTAGTCGGCTGTTGACCCAGGTAACCGCCGTGAATAATCAGATCCACCTGTTTCTCAAGGCGATCTTTGATCTCTTCCGGGTCAGATTCGGTAAACTCGCTTCCCGGCAGCATCAGTGAGGTTGAGAGCATCGGCTCGCCGAGGGTTTCCAGCAGCATCTGCGCAATCGGGTTCGACGGCACGCGCATACCGATAGTTTTACGCTTTTCCTGCAGCAAACGACGCGGCACCTCTTTGGTCCCTTTGAGGATGAAGGTGTAGTTACCCGGCGTGTTGTTTTTAATCAACCGGAACGCCACGTTATCAACGAATGAATAGGTCGACAGCTCGGATAGATCGCGGCACATCAGGGTAAAGTTATGGCCGTTTGGCAAATCACGGATACGACAAATCCGCTCCATCGCACCTTTATCTTCGATTTTGCAGCCTAATGCGTAACCAGAGTCGGTCGGATATACGATAACCCCGCCTTTACGCACAATTTCCACCGCCTGGTTAATCAACCGTACCTGCGGGTTATCCGGATGGATATAAAAAAACTGGCTCATACTTCCCTCTCAATTTTGTTCTACGGCCACTTCCCAACTGCGCCAGATCCCTTCTACGCCAGCGGGTAGCCAAAGTTTACGGCCCAGCTCGATCCACGGACAGGGCTGATGGAAATCAGACCCCTGGGAGGCGAGAAGGCCAAACTGCACGGCGTAAGCAGCAAGCTGTGCGCGCTCATGCGGCGCCTGCTGGCATTGAGCGACTTCCATCGCATCGCCGCCCTGCTCACTAAAATGGGCTAACAATCTTTTCAGCCACTTGGCAGAGAGGTCGTAGCGCCCAGGATGGGCAATAACCGCTTTGCCGCCAGAATGATGAATGACATCAATCGCTTGTTTTATTGTACACCACTGTGGCGGAACGTAACCGGTTTTCCCACGCGCGAGATATTTCTTAAAGACGTCAGCAATGTTGTTCGCATAACCCCCTTCGACCAGAAAACGGGCGAAATGGCCGCGCGTCACCGCCCCGCCGTCGGCCAGTTTCAGCGCCCCTTCCCAGGCACCGGGGATCCGTGCTTTATCCAGCCGTTCTGCAATCAGCTGAGCCCGCAGCTGGCGGCGTGCTTTCTGTTCATCAAGTAACGCGGTCATCGCCGGATGGGCAATATCAATATTCAGCCCGACAATATGAATCTCGTGGTTTTCCCACAGCGTGGAAATCTCCACGCCATTTATCAACGTTAGCGGTAAACCTGCACGTTCAATTTCCGCTTTGGCGGCGGGGATCGCCGCCACGGTATCATGATCGGTAATCGCCAGGGTGCCGACACGCATCAGGTGGGCGCGATGAACAAGTTCTTGTGGAGTCAATCGCCCGTCAGAGGCGATGGTGTGGCTGTGCAGGTCGTAAATCACTGCGTAGTTAGTGTCGCTCAAAAGCGGCTCCCGATAAAAGAAAAACCGCTTATCTTAGCAGTAGAAACGCTGCCCCAATAGATTTGATTACTGGGAACGGCAATCCTGATACCAATCCTGCCGCTCTTGCGCATTCATACTTCGCCAGAACGTAAGAAAACGCGTCGCTTTATCCATCCCGTTATCCGCCAGATATTGTAATCGCGCCTCAGCGTCTTGCTCCCGTTGCCAGCACAGTCTCTTCCACGCCAAATCAAACTGCAATTCAGCCTCGCCGACCGGCCCCAGCAAACGACTCCAGCGCTGTATCTGCGGCTTATCCTGGGCATACTGCGCCTGTTGTTTCATCCAGATAAGCGCAGGAATATCCCCGCCGAGCGCCGCTTTTTCATATAACTTACGAGCTTTCTCCTGGTCCTGCGGTACCGCGTGGCCTAATTGATAAATTGCCGCCAGAAGGCGCATTGACTCTGGTTGCGTACTGCGCGTCAGCGTCGCAATTCGCGACTCAGGGTAATTTGGCGAATAGAGTAAAGTGGCAGACTTATCATGCCATGCGATGGCGCCCAGCGGTGCCTGCGCATCCGGGTCACGGGTATAAAAATAGGTGGTACCGTCCGGGTACGTCACGGTAGCGTGGTATTTCTTTGTCCAGGCTTTCGGGTCGGTATCCAGCCGGGTCGCGATCTTCACCCGATAATCCGTAGCCATTGTGGGTGATACGTTAATAGAGACAGATTTCCCACTGGCGAAATTAATCTCTGACTCAACCCTATAAGCGCTAAACCACTCTGTCGTTTTGCGATCGCTGGAAGCCAGATACTCTTCATGGGTTATCCGATCGTTATGCGTTCTCTCAACCGTCAGCGGATAAATTACTGGCGTAAATATGAAGTTGCTCTTTTTATAATCACTCTCTTTATGACTGAACGAGTAAATGTAGTAGCGGTGATCTTTGTCTGGCGGCTCGCCTCCGCCTGCCATCACGGTGAACGTCATTTTGAGCTTATCCAGACGCCAACGACACTTCCCCATTTCGCTGGTGGGGAGCTCCATCTGGTAGTTCTGCTTTTGCGCCATCGCGCTAAAGGTTTTATGAATACCAGACCAGCTATTACGCGCCTTCCATTGTGGATCGGTAATATCCCCTCCGGGGAAGATCAGCTCCTTATGGCTACACTGTGAAGACACATAGCTGGCGTCAATCTGCAGCGCCGTATCAACCGGGAGCTCACCACGCAGCGTGACACTGGGGTCGCCTGGCTTCATACCGATCTGGCTTACTGGCGTATCGCTACAACCCAAAAGCAGCATAGATAGCGCCAGCACCGGTGATACCCCGTGACGCAATGCA
This Klebsiella sp. RHBSTW-00484 DNA region includes the following protein-coding sequences:
- a CDS encoding L-threonylcarbamoyladenylate synthase; translated protein: MSQFFYIHPDNPQVRLINQAVEIVRKGGVIVYPTDSGYALGCKIEDKGAMERICRIRDLPNGHNFTLMCRDLSELSTYSFVDNVAFRLIKNNTPGNYTFILKGTKEVPRRLLQEKRKTIGMRVPSNPIAQMLLETLGEPMLSTSLMLPGSEFTESDPEEIKDRLEKQVDLIIHGGYLGQQPTTVIDLTEDAPVVVREGVGDVKPFL
- the rnm gene encoding RNase RNM, whose translation is MSDTNYAVIYDLHSHTIASDGRLTPQELVHRAHLMRVGTLAITDHDTVAAIPAAKAEIERAGLPLTLINGVEISTLWENHEIHIVGLNIDIAHPAMTALLDEQKARRQLRAQLIAERLDKARIPGAWEGALKLADGGAVTRGHFARFLVEGGYANNIADVFKKYLARGKTGYVPPQWCTIKQAIDVIHHSGGKAVIAHPGRYDLSAKWLKRLLAHFSEQGGDAMEVAQCQQAPHERAQLAAYAVQFGLLASQGSDFHQPCPWIELGRKLWLPAGVEGIWRSWEVAVEQN
- a CDS encoding SEL1-like repeat protein produces the protein MSGSALRHGVSPVLALSMLLLGCSDTPVSQIGMKPGDPSVTLRGELPVDTALQIDASYVSSQCSHKELIFPGGDITDPQWKARNSWSGIHKTFSAMAQKQNYQMELPTSEMGKCRWRLDKLKMTFTVMAGGGEPPDKDHRYYIYSFSHKESDYKKSNFIFTPVIYPLTVERTHNDRITHEEYLASSDRKTTEWFSAYRVESEINFASGKSVSINVSPTMATDYRVKIATRLDTDPKAWTKKYHATVTYPDGTTYFYTRDPDAQAPLGAIAWHDKSATLLYSPNYPESRIATLTRSTQPESMRLLAAIYQLGHAVPQDQEKARKLYEKAALGGDIPALIWMKQQAQYAQDKPQIQRWSRLLGPVGEAELQFDLAWKRLCWQREQDAEARLQYLADNGMDKATRFLTFWRSMNAQERQDWYQDCRSQ